One window of the Delphinus delphis chromosome 20, mDelDel1.2, whole genome shotgun sequence genome contains the following:
- the LOC132416967 gene encoding leukocyte-associated immunoglobulin-like receptor 1, with product MTVLMGEGDAEARARCVFFGERRGFGLPTEHLYILIGVPVAFLLCLLLLGLFLLHRRHERKRGPPRSKGEEQRPQERLSPAVDVADETPDLATVDRLPEKSGEVDTSASAAGGPQEVIYAQLDHPDLTQRVARAVSPLSTEPTAKSSMYAVLARN from the exons ATGACCGTCCTGATGGGCGAGGGGGACGCAGAAGCGCGAGCCCGGTGCGTGTTCTTTGGGGAAAGAAGGGGCTTTG GCCTGCCGACAGAGCACCTTTATATTCTCATTGGGGTCCCTGTGGCCTTTCTCCTTTGTCTCCTTCTCCTGGGCCTTTTCCTCCTCCATCGTCGGCACGAGAGAAAACGGG GGCCCCCAAGAAGCAAAGGTGAGGAGCAGAGGCCCCAGGAGAG GCTCAGCCCCGCTGTTGACGTCGCAGATGAGACACCAG ATCTGGCCACTGTCGACAGACTTCCTGAGAAGAGTGGGGAAGTGGACACCTCA gcctctgctGCAGGAGGCCCCCAGGAGGTGATATATGCCCAGCTGGACCACCCGGACCTCACACAGAGGGTGGCCAGAGCTGTGTCCCCACTGTCCACAGAGCCCACAGCCAAGTCCAGCATGTATGCAGTCCTTGCCAGAAACtga